The following proteins are encoded in a genomic region of Dyadobacter sp. UC 10:
- a CDS encoding DegT/DnrJ/EryC1/StrS family aminotransferase, with protein MRYRIWLSPPHMGGGEMKYIEQAFSSNWIAPAGPNIVRFENELVQYTGGKYAVALASGTAAIHLALCALDISKGDIVLCQSLTFVATANPILYLGATPVFVDSEPATWNICPEALETAIRYYLIRNKKPKALICVHLYGMPCLMEDLLAVCYRYGIALIEDAAEALGSEYKRKQAGTFGEMGIISFNGNKIITTSGGGALLSDSKVLTDKARYFSTQSKDPTPYFQHSELGYNYAMSNVCAGIGRGQMEVLNERVAARRANFDLYSHYLKDVPGLSFQQEPDGAKSNRWLVSLQLTGNACALTPESIRLALSGKGVESRRVWKPMHLQPLYKIAPYFGGDVAEDLFENGICLPSGSQLTSEEVSEICEIIMETAQKQKSCS; from the coding sequence ATGCGTTACAGAATTTGGTTGTCGCCCCCGCACATGGGAGGCGGAGAAATGAAGTATATTGAGCAGGCGTTTAGTAGTAATTGGATTGCACCTGCCGGTCCGAATATTGTTCGTTTTGAAAATGAATTGGTACAATATACCGGTGGAAAATATGCCGTAGCGCTGGCTTCGGGGACAGCAGCTATACACCTGGCGTTGTGCGCTTTGGATATTTCAAAAGGCGATATTGTGCTTTGCCAGTCACTCACTTTTGTCGCGACTGCAAATCCTATTTTGTATCTCGGCGCAACTCCTGTCTTTGTTGATAGCGAGCCCGCAACGTGGAATATCTGTCCGGAAGCATTGGAAACCGCGATCAGGTATTACTTGATCCGTAACAAAAAACCGAAAGCATTGATTTGCGTTCATTTGTATGGAATGCCGTGTTTAATGGAAGATTTGCTGGCAGTTTGTTACAGGTATGGTATCGCATTGATCGAAGACGCAGCCGAGGCGCTTGGCTCTGAGTACAAAAGAAAGCAGGCTGGGACTTTCGGTGAAATGGGCATTATTTCTTTTAACGGAAATAAAATTATCACTACATCCGGTGGAGGCGCGTTACTTTCGGATTCTAAAGTTCTGACAGATAAAGCCCGTTATTTTTCGACACAATCCAAAGATCCGACTCCGTATTTTCAGCATTCGGAGTTGGGTTACAACTACGCGATGAGCAACGTCTGCGCAGGTATCGGGCGCGGACAAATGGAGGTGTTGAATGAGCGCGTGGCAGCTCGGAGGGCCAATTTCGATCTTTATTCCCACTATCTGAAAGATGTGCCCGGCCTATCATTTCAACAAGAACCGGACGGTGCAAAGTCAAACCGCTGGCTGGTCTCTTTGCAATTAACGGGTAATGCTTGCGCATTGACGCCTGAAAGCATCAGGCTTGCTCTTTCCGGCAAAGGTGTAGAGTCAAGACGGGTATGGAAGCCTATGCATTTGCAGCCACTTTACAAGATCGCGCCTTACTTTGGAGGTGATGTAGCAGAGGATCTTTTTGAAAATGGCATTTGCCTGCCTTCCGGCTCAC